CGGTAACTGCAAAAGGCAACTAGGCCTATTCCAAATGTGTGATGAAACGGTGCTACTGGATTAAAACCGTGCATCCAGCAGCTGTACGCGAAAGCAGACCGAACGTGCGAACGAACTCAAGTGATAAAGTACGCAAGAGTCGCTTGATTTGTCTTGGAATTTTGTGTTAAACATAAACTGTTGatgtaattacttttattaaatattgggGAATATAAATCCCTTTCATAGAGGTTGTTTTCATGATTTCTGTAtgtttatacactttttttttattataaagtatatagtttattttttaaaccataacAAGGAGCATGGTTTTACTATGACTATAATCGTATTCATATTTGAACTATTTAATCGTtctaatgaattttaattaaagtaaaatgttaattaaattagaGCTTGATGAGTGTCTTACATAAATTAGGTGTTATTAGTTTTTGACTTTCTTTTgatggaacataaaagataatttgagaatttatatatatatatatatatatatatatatatatatatatatatatatatagaatagaatagaatatataatagaatacacacacacacacatggtgtacagaaatattaaattttacacTTATGATTGACATCTGTCAAGGTCATTTGGATTTGTAGTCCACAACTCAAGATGACAAggaaaaatacacattatttataaGCCTTAAAAGTAGTTTAGAACTATGCAGTTTTATGACAATTGATGTATGAGAGATCTAAGCAGGACTGATATAAagcttatattttttctttagtaaACGAAGGGGTGACATTAATAgctgttttttcccccatgaGGACAAGAACCCAGCAGCAACAAACCACTCATTTTGCCGTTGCTGTCAGCCAAGAAAGCAAAGGATCCTAGCGCCTCCTATGTATGGATGTGAAGACTAACACATTAATGAACACTGTCATTCAAAATACCCACCTTTATTTGCAACACGgaagtaagctttttttttttttttttttttactgtaaatgagttttccgtttcattagccgatagaaaaagtgcagtaaatgataaaactatttgcactaaaccaatgtgtttatgattatgatactaaattgaaaataatgtaataacactagtttgcaatatcaagAAGCAAAAAGGACAGTTTTTGTACAACTAAAGTAACTGGAAGCGGATGACACCAGAAACAAATGGCCGCACCCGGTCTCATGTTACAAATAAAGTCAAAACAGAACTAcatatttcagttcttttttcAGATATAGGCTATTACTAATATCAGAGTTTAATGATAAACTgtggattttatatatttatatgacttTCTCAGATGTGACAACTGCCAATAACAACCTATGACATTACATTCCCAGTGTGGCCTGAAACATCCTTCATTTTACACTGTATCACATCATTATATGTTGCATCTTTCACATTGACTGCAGACACTCTTGAGCTTTCTTTGCTTTGACCAGTCAGTACATTCATGTGTTGAACATTGTGATGCTGTCTCAAGTCCCTTACACTCTGTAGAAGGCAGCTGTGTGTCAAACCAGATAATGAATTCGGGGGCTATTGAACATGtcagtgtggatgtgtgtgtgtctgtgtactgAAGAGTGCGTCATAGTTTGCTATGTGAGTCATCAGATATATTGTTAGGCTCGGGAAGAGACGGCCCCTGCTCTccatccaatcagagctcaggATGAGCCAAAACAAGGCCTTGGGTTCTTTACTCACACTCTTATGTGTCTctcagcatgtgtttgtgtgtgacaaaTCCACTGCCCGCTGATCACACATCTTACATCCTGCCACATGGTGAGGATTTGCCAGCCAGTCGCCCAAGGATTGGAATCTGTTTGCCCAGTATGCCAGTGTTGACATGACACCTCATGGTTTGATACGGATAAAGCCAGGAACCTACAGAAATAAAGTGGAGCCCCTGCGTTTGTGGATTAAACAGTTATCACTAGGTAAACAAACCATTGAGCCTCACCGTTGAAATGTAACGAGCAACTCTCTGTAAACTATAACATGTGGAGACAGTTAGTATTGCACACAAACCtttctctaatatatatatatatatatatatatatatatatatataaacacacacaatagcACATAAACTTGTCTTGccatgcaaaaaaattattcagatattttatatttttctatattaatctGTGAAAGATTTAATCAAACTAAATACTCATGAATTAACActgtttattcaataaataaacatgaaaaaaaaaaatgatataggACACCTGTACAAAAATCATGTTAATTTACTATACATCCACATCACTTCATTCAGTATTAAGGGCCTGTTCCAATACCCACACTTGCTGTCTTGGCCACTACAAAGTGCACAAGACTGTTCCAGGTCTGAACAATGCCAAAGCTCAGTGCCTTTAATGCACACTAAATCTCTAGACTAAGCATAGTCTAAGCAAATGATAAATTGCAAGGAAAAATTAATTAGCTATTACATATAATTACATATCCAAGTTAAATTAcatagatattacatataatttggcaGTAATACTACTTTATTGATGCAGAGAGGAGtctgtattttgtaaaatgttagtaACTGCTTTTAACTACTTAATTAGAAACACCACAATAAAACTTTTGTACTGTCATCTGTTACAACTGATAAACAGACATTTAGTGCAAAGTATAGAAAATCCAAATGTGGAAGTTTTATAAaactttacttgcatttttacTACACAGTGTTATATGTATGTCCCAATTGGCTAATCAAAAGTTCTACAAAGACTTGGGGTCTTCACACCCACTTGTGCCAAATATAGAAAATGCATCATGTAAGTAggcaagtggtcaagtgcaaagaccccAAGTATTGAGGCTTGCCCTAGATGCTCCCATTGCATTTGCGAGTAGAAGTCCGCCACCTAGTGGTGAAAAGTAATCATGGTAACACTTTTTATTACACGTCAAAatcatatgtaatataatatttacctATTTATCATTAAACCCTATGaagaattttaagttttataacaTGAAATTATCATTGTACTCTTTAATTATTTAGAAGAACATTCAACTGATTATAAGGTGTATTATTAGACTTTACAAATTAATTTCAGAATttctaatagtttttttaatgcattataggTCCTGGCTTCAAAGAAAATGTTACTGCAAACACTCCTGACAAACAGCAGAGATCCTAAAGTTGTCAGAAATGAAACCCAAACTTTCAAaagatttcagtgttttttatcaGGTGTgcacattaacattaaaaattattatagaaCAAGTTCACAAAATTACATCTTCGGCAGTCCGACAAAACAATTGTGTGCGTCTCAGCTACAGAATATTAATTTAGTCCTGATAAAGTGATCAGAGGTTCATTAGTCCAGTGATTAGCAACACTCCTCtctttaaatcacacacacattgtagTGAAGatctatcaaaaaaataaaaaaaactttaaaattaacctAAATTACAGTAAATGTCCTTATTGGCATCACATGCACTAAGAAGTTTGAAGGAAATGCAGCACTTTCTGTCTTCAAAATGGCACATGTTCAAAGTTCACGTCAAACTTCGACATTACATCTCCTCCTCGTCCTCATCCTCCTCTAGCAGGATTACAGGACATGGTTCCATGGTTACAGCAACACCCATTCCACTGCGCCCAACAGGCATATCTGTTACATACGTCCATACATTACTGTCTGGACAGTAGCACTCCACACTAGACAAGAAACCCCCTTGATTAAATCCACCTGAAATggaataatatttacatttatgcatttagcagacgatttcatccaaagcaacttacagtgccttcaaggtatacattttatcagttgtaTTCCCTTCCACCAATCCAGCTCACCTAACACATAAATCTTGCATTGGTAGACCACGACTCCATGTGCACTGCGGCAGTGGTTCATAGAGGCCATGGGTTCCCACACATCTCGAGTGACGTTATATCTCTCCATCGTTTTGAGCTGAGTTTGACCATTATAGCCACCCACTGCATAGATGTAGTTATCCATACACACCACCCCtacaaacagaataaaaaaaaacagacagcttAGTACATAATCAGCatgtgtttatttcattaatacaATAAACCTGAAGTATTTTCTTATTTGTAAGTACATTCCGGTATGCTGCTCCCTGCCATACAattaaagtgaatggtgaccaagtATGTCAAGAATTTCAAAGGAATATTTTCATTGTATGACTCACATTTCAATctttcaaacatttcatttactgAGTGACTATGCAAATTTTGACCAATTACAGTTTGTTGTGTTAGCTGCAGGGCCAAGCAGCTCTGGGAAGTGGGCATTCCTAGAAGAGCAGTCACCTTCAtgggtatttttaaaaattgttttattaatcttttttatttattaacttatgaATGGAAATACAATGTATCTTTTATTTACTTAGAAAGTTTATGTTTGATTCaggtttattattacatttatatacgtTTATTGCCAGAGACTTAcaaaagagaaatacaaaaaGTGATTAAACTTTTGAAGGTACTAACAGGAGAAGTGCTTACAATACAAAGTCTCAATCATTGTCTAGAATAGTAAAGTATTATGTTTCAACTTTAATGGTGTTTTATggtgatattgttttttttatgttgaaaatgCCACTTGATTAGATGTGATGTGGTCTTTTGTTCTCTTATTTTCATATTGTTCCCTTTAGTCACTTTTATATAATTGCACCATTCCAactgggggaagtcgtggcctaatggttagagagtttctctcccaaccctaaggttgtgggttcgaatcttgggccggcaataccacgactgaggtacccaatgcacagaacccccaactgcttcccgggcgccgcagcgtAAAAAatgcctgcccactgctccgggtgtgtgtgtgttcactgctgtgtgtgtgcactttggatgggttacatgcagagcacaaattctgagtatgggtcaccatacttggctgtttgtcacgtcactttcttttgtcactttcactttcattcatgCAGTACATATGCGGTTCACTTGTCAAGTAAAAGAAAACAGTTCCAATTCATTGATTTGATAAATGATACAGAATATTTACCGAGACCGCTCCGAACTGTGTTCATAGGTGCCACGTGCTGCCAGGTGTTCGTGTCTGGTTGATAGCGCTCAGCCGTGTTCCATCGGTTGTCCCCGTCGAATCCTCCAACCACATACAGACTTCCCCCACACGCGACAACACCGGCCCCCAGCCGAGCTACTGACATAGGGGCCAAAAATGTCCAGCGGTTTGTCTCTGGGTCATACCTGTGAAAACAATAAGCAGGAAATCCTTACAAACCAGTTGTCAAGGAATATGATTTCCTAGAAACAGCTATGAGGATGTCaacacaaaacagattttaatctGTCTCTCTAAATGTCTCGGGCTCATCACTTCAAGAATTTGTTTTCCTTTGTTCCTAACAATGATATCTAGTGCCAAATACCAATCATACCTGCAAGCAATTCCAATGAGTGGATATATGAACCAACAGAatgtcacaattaaaaaaaaaaaaaaagccttcagcAAGAAGAGGTTGCATTTTACCTGCCAACAATGCAATATCTCCATTTAAAAGCTTGTGAAGACAGCTACTGTTACTGACCCAAGAGTTTCTGTCTCTCAGCACAACAGAGGCACATACCGAGGCTTGAATTTCACACATCTTTGAAATTATAGATGATCTATCGACATTCATTATTTGAATTTGTGTCTAGCTCTAATTCTTTAATAGAATACACACGCCTTCTCTCCCTGCATTCCTGGACAGATTAACTTTCTGATTTGAGCTGCTCACTCAGTCATAAATTATCCTCAATAGGATTCACGTGGCTCTGTTATGAATCTGAACTTGTGCTCATCTACTAGAAAGCTAATGCGGTTAATGAGGTTTATGCCACTTACATATACTGTTTGTGGcatacatttatcttgtttttaggatgtctatataatatatacacaccaccttttaaaggtttggggtcagtaagatttttattgaatgaaattaatatgtttattcaacaaggatgcatcaaactgattataaagtatataatgttacaaaaacaaataaatcagaatattagaatgatttcttaaggatcatgtgacactgacgagtaatagctgctgaaaatacagctttacatcataggataaaattatatatatatatatatatatatatatatatatatatatatatatatatatatatatatatatatatatatatatatataattatatatcaatattaatattttgactgtacttttgattaaataaatgcagccttagtgagtataagagacttcttttaaaaacatttccaaattttTGAACAATGGTGTccatacataaatgtattttttattgttctaaGTTCAGTGTCTTAATTTTGTTTTCCAGCATTTGGTTATTCATGTAATTTTGTATTCTGTACAACActtttgaagaaataaaaatatcaagACTAATTCaagctcattcattcatttatcattattGGCAAGATTATTAAATTAGTTCGTTCAGTAAATGCTTcctttatgtaaatgttttgaagTTCCAAAAACCTTTTCAAGGTAAATATAGCATCCACTGTAGTTCTCACATTACAATAGAGTCCTTCCTTTCAATTGTGACATTTAGATGCACTGTCATACAGTGTCTTGACAAACAACACGGCACCTTTGTTTTGAGTTCATGCGAAGTCTGCTTCCCTGATCTGTCACCATGCTtactatttaataaatttaaaatattcaaatcaggACACTTATTGTGCTGTGGAATGTACGTTATGAAACAGATTTGCCTGGAGCTTTTTAGTCAAGAGCGACTGCTCTGAAAAGAACTGAGCAAAATGATCTCTACACCCTGATAGAAGctgcttgttttaaatcaaaacactttcTATAACCGATGAGGGATGTATCACAAGTGTAGCGTGAAACATAACCTTTCtgcataatttttcatttttatcttgtATAGAAACGTTTTGTGTAAATGTTGTTCTGTTGGACAGGTGTGCAACGCAGTCTTCGATGTCATACAAACTCCTTCAACCAACTTTTAATCTGTCACTCTGCActgtgctaatgttttgtttCCGCTAGCGTACGTATAATAGAAAGGAAATACAATATAAAGGGAAAAAACCCCACAGcgaaaaagaaacaacacaaaatcTTTTCGAGTTTTCTTCCTGTCTCAGGCTCACCTCTCAACGCTGTTGTGATGTGTAGAGGCATGTGAACCCCCTACGGCATAAATGCTGCCGTCAATGACCCCGACACCCACTCGGTTTCTTGGTGTGTTGAGTGGAGCCAGCTGGGTCCACTGGTTAGTCATGGGGTTGTAGCAGGACAAAGATCCAGACTCTGTGTTGTTCTGCAGAGAGAGATTCCGTCCACCGACCGTATAAAGGAGCCCGAACAACACGCACGCCCCAAGCCCACTACAAGGAGATTCCATGTCAGCTAGCTTTATCCAGACATTCTTCCGTGGGTCGAAGGCTTCCAGACAGTCCAGAGAGTGTTGCTTGTAACCTCCCGCTATGTAGATGAGCTGAGTCCCACGATGAGGAGGAGGCGGCAGGGGTTTCCGAAGAGCCATGTCCTGGAATATCTTGGACAAGAAGTCCTTGCAGGAGTTGGCCTTG
Above is a genomic segment from Cyprinus carpio isolate SPL01 chromosome A2, ASM1834038v1, whole genome shotgun sequence containing:
- the LOC109054162 gene encoding kelch-like ECH-associated protein 1A, producing the protein MICPRKKRPIKDEDFSAIVVPSMRGHGYLDYTVESHPYKAMQIMDEFRHHELLCDLVLHVTYKDKIVDFKVHKLVLAACSPYFKAMFTSNFKECHASEVTLRDVCPQVISRLIDFAYTSRITVGEKCVLHVLLTAMRYQMEEVAKACCDFLTKNLEPSNVIGILRFAEEIGCTELHLRAREYINTHFNEVTKEEEFFSLSHCQLLELISQDSLKVLCESEVYKACIDWVRWDAESRAQYFHALLNAVHIYALPPTFLKRQLQSCPILSKANSCKDFLSKIFQDMALRKPLPPPPHRGTQLIYIAGGYKQHSLDCLEAFDPRKNVWIKLADMESPCSGLGACVLFGLLYTVGGRNLSLQNNTESGSLSCYNPMTNQWTQLAPLNTPRNRVGVGVIDGSIYAVGGSHASTHHNSVERYDPETNRWTFLAPMSVARLGAGVVACGGSLYVVGGFDGDNRWNTAERYQPDTNTWQHVAPMNTVRSGLGVVCMDNYIYAVGGYNGQTQLKTMERYNVTRDVWEPMASMNHCRSAHGVVVYQCKIYVLGGFNQGGFLSSVECYCPDSNVWTYVTDMPVGRSGMGVAVTMEPCPVILLEEDEDEEEM